The Magnetospirillum sp. 15-1 DNA window TGCTCGAACATACCGACCTGATGGTCTGCCCCTACATGCGCAACCGCTTCGTCTCGTCCTATTCGGCGGTGGCCAGCGAAGCCATGGCCAACGCCATTCCGCTGGTGGCGCCCGAGGGCACCACCTTGCACGGGGTGATGCGTGAATTCGGCGAGCCCGGCACAATATTCAGGGAAGAAAGCGTCGAGGCGATCCATGGGGCGGTGGTCGCCGCCCTCGATGATTTCGACCGTCTGGCCGGCCAGGCCAAGCAGGCTTCCATCCGGTGGGGGGAAACGCGCGGCGCCAAATGTCTGGTGGACACATTGCTGTCCTGGCAGGCGGCATCTTAAGGAAGGACCAGGTCCGATGAAGGTTTTGTTCAGCAATCCCCCGTGGTGGCAGGGCCAAGCCCTCTACCCCTTGCCCGACGGGACCCAATGCCTGGTGCATCGCGCGGGTGTCCGCGCCGGGTCCCGCTGGCCGTTCACCTTCTTTCTCAACCATGGACCCGACAACTACCAGTTCGGCTCGTACCTGCCGTACCCCTATTTCATGGGGCACGCCGCCACCTGGGCCGACCGCGAACTGGGCGGCAACGTGACGTTCCGCGACAGCATCGCGCTGCGCGAGTCCTACGATAAATACTACGAGTTCCTGCAGGCCGAGCGGTTCGAGTACATCGTCATCGAATCCGCCTCGCCCAGTTGGGAGCACGACAAGGAGGTGATCGGCGAGATCTCGCGACGCCTGCCCCACACCCGCTTCATCATCACCGGCCCCATCACCTCCCACGGCGAAAGGCTGCTGGACGAGGCGCCCAACATCCAGGCCGCCGTGCGCGGCGAGTACGAAAAGGGCGTCATCAAGGCGCTGAACGGCGCCAACGGCGTGGTGGATTTCGATCTGCTGACCGTGGCCGAGATGAATTCGGCGCCATTCCCCTATTTCGACAACGTCATCGCCCACCGCTACTGCGACACCAATCCGCGCGGCCAGCAATTCCCGCAGGCCCAGGTGCTGTCCAGCCGCGGCTGCCCCTACAAGTGCATC harbors:
- a CDS encoding radical SAM protein: MKVLFSNPPWWQGQALYPLPDGTQCLVHRAGVRAGSRWPFTFFLNHGPDNYQFGSYLPYPYFMGHAATWADRELGGNVTFRDSIALRESYDKYYEFLQAERFEYIVIESASPSWEHDKEVIGEISRRLPHTRFIITGPITSHGERLLDEAPNIQAAVRGEYEKGVIKALNGANGVVDFDLLTVAEMNSAPFPYFDNVIAHRYCDTNPRGQQFPQAQVLSSRGCPYKCIFCVWPATMTSNDPDGGGKRIVRQYGADYMEAFLTELVQKYGFRSIYFDDDTFNLGDRHVEKMCAVMRKIGVPWSAMCRADTSSFHLWQEMKDSGCFGVKIGFESGNQEVVDNIVNKRLDLEEARKAAFEIKRVGMTLHGTFTFGLPGETPEQMQDTETYMASLPLDSCQKSGCAEIEGAPLHTLGRVSNLKSYPGAKLDENYSRETDGQMKIERMRALQV